A genomic window from Sphingobacterium sp. BN32 includes:
- a CDS encoding aldo/keto reductase, whose amino-acid sequence MDAKKDITILTDFYTEGPVIDSNGNIYVTNLLGKEILKYDGDNEFSVWATCTSPNGQFISSNQEHFICNSLEGSIERFDQHGNHMETYFQGQVDGHLVACPNDLWIGDQGMYFTDSVRYAGAVLFIDKSRETSVIANQLDYPNGIVFDKKRNCLYVAESYKNRIIKINLNQPNHPVSTLVKLPSHPSADEARNLPDGLFLEEDGKLWIAHYGMRQYHCYDIEEQRLDSFDSQITRCSNIYVNDDCIVLTGGEGEPGPGRVRIIQRGKSAADETQKISKLTLGTVALGLPYVVFDDNLPVAKSSASDIIQKAYQAGITAFDTAREYGTAESLLGNLIEQDQLRDAVIISKFKWSNEACHDDEKALVEALASVRASLQQLKLSKLPICLFHMVSSFDVQSVKGILPKVFARLKELNLIEKAGVSVDHPLEIRHFIDDDIYSAFQIPINILDHRLTSTNLWKELVDRKKTIFVRSIYLKGLLLQDPDHLTGNLVEAKPFLKSLSAIAVDAHMSISQLCFSYIRDMEGVTSVLIGPDKEEQLMENISLENGPEIPKDTLNKITTLFAEVPEHLLTPRLWKM is encoded by the coding sequence ATGGATGCAAAGAAGGATATAACGATTTTAACTGATTTTTATACGGAAGGGCCTGTCATCGATAGTAATGGAAATATCTACGTAACGAACCTGTTGGGCAAAGAAATCTTGAAATACGACGGTGACAATGAATTTTCCGTATGGGCAACATGTACCAGTCCAAACGGCCAGTTTATCTCGAGTAATCAGGAACACTTTATCTGTAATAGTTTGGAGGGCAGTATCGAGCGCTTCGACCAGCATGGTAATCACATGGAGACCTACTTTCAAGGTCAGGTTGATGGACACCTTGTTGCATGTCCGAACGACCTTTGGATTGGCGATCAAGGGATGTATTTTACCGACTCTGTGCGATACGCCGGCGCCGTTCTATTTATCGATAAGTCTCGAGAAACAAGCGTCATTGCCAATCAGTTGGATTACCCCAATGGAATTGTCTTTGATAAAAAAAGAAACTGCCTTTATGTGGCAGAAAGTTATAAGAATAGAATAATCAAAATCAACCTCAACCAACCCAACCATCCGGTGAGTACCTTAGTGAAACTGCCTTCGCATCCATCTGCTGATGAAGCAAGGAATCTACCGGATGGTCTTTTTTTAGAAGAGGATGGAAAGCTTTGGATTGCACATTACGGAATGAGGCAATATCACTGCTATGATATTGAAGAGCAACGCTTAGATAGCTTCGATAGTCAGATTACACGCTGCAGCAACATATACGTAAATGATGACTGTATCGTTTTAACGGGAGGAGAAGGGGAACCTGGTCCTGGTCGAGTTCGTATTATTCAGCGAGGGAAGTCCGCCGCCGACGAAACGCAGAAAATATCAAAGTTAACCTTAGGAACGGTAGCACTAGGATTACCTTATGTCGTTTTTGACGACAATCTGCCTGTCGCTAAATCTTCTGCTTCGGATATTATTCAGAAAGCGTATCAAGCAGGAATTACTGCATTTGATACTGCTCGCGAATATGGCACGGCAGAATCATTATTAGGTAATCTAATTGAACAAGATCAGCTTAGGGATGCGGTAATTATTTCAAAGTTTAAATGGTCGAATGAAGCTTGTCATGATGATGAAAAAGCTTTAGTAGAAGCCCTTGCAAGTGTTCGAGCGTCCCTACAGCAGCTCAAGTTATCAAAATTGCCCATCTGTCTTTTTCATATGGTTTCTTCCTTTGATGTTCAATCAGTAAAAGGGATTTTGCCGAAGGTATTCGCGCGTCTTAAAGAATTGAATCTAATAGAGAAGGCGGGCGTATCCGTTGACCACCCTCTAGAAATCCGTCATTTCATCGATGATGATATCTACAGTGCTTTCCAGATACCGATTAACATTTTAGATCATCGTCTAACGTCTACAAATCTTTGGAAGGAACTCGTGGATCGCAAGAAGACGATTTTCGTCCGCAGTATTTACCTGAAAGGACTTCTCCTTCAAGATCCGGATCATTTGACCGGAAATTTAGTGGAAGCGAAGCCATTCTTAAAATCGCTCAGTGCCATAGCTGTAGATGCGCATATGTCCATCAGTCAACTTTGTTTCTCTTACATCAGAGACATGGAAGGAGTGACAAGTGTACTAATTGGACCGGATAAAGAAGAACAATTGATGGAAAATATATCCCTAGAAAACGGACCTGAGATTCCAAAGGATACATTGAATAAAATAACAACACTGTTTGCAGAAGTGCCTGAACACCTATTAACGCCGAGACTATGGAAAATGTAA